One genomic window of Mus musculus strain C57BL/6J chromosome 4, GRCm38.p6 C57BL/6J includes the following:
- the Olfr159 gene encoding olfactory receptor 159, translated as MERSNKTTPVSSFILLGLSAHPKLEKTFFVLILLMYLVILLGNVVLILVSILDSHLHTPMYFFLGNLSFLDICYTTSSVPLILDSFLTPRKTISFSGCAVQMFLSFAMGATECVLLGMMAFDRYVAICNPLRYPVVMSKAAYVPMAAGSWVSGSITATVQISLAMTLPFCGDNVINHFTCEILAVLKLACADISINVISMAVANAMFLGVPVLFIFVSYIFILSTILRIPSAEGRKKAFSTCSAHLTVVLVFYGTILFMYGKPKSKDPLGADKQDLADKLISLFYGVVTPMLNPIIYSLRNKDVKAAVTNLVGQKHFKW; from the coding sequence ATGGAGAGATCCAACAAGACCACCCCTGTGTCCAGCTTCATCCTCCTGGGTCTCTCCGCCCACCCAAAGCTGGAGAAAACCTTCTTCGTGCTCATCCTGCTGATGTACCTGGTGATCCTGCTGGGCAATGTCGTCCTCATCCTGGTGAGCATCCTCGACTCCCACCTGCACAcgcccatgtacttcttcctgggGAACCTCTCCTTCCTGGACATCTGCTACACCACCTCCTCCGTCCCCCTCATTCTGGACAGCTTCCTGACCCCCAGGAAGACCATCTCCTTCTCGGGCTGTGCCGTGCAGATGTTTCTCTCCTTCGCCATGGGAGCCACAGAGTGTGTGCTCCTGGGCATGATGGCGTTTGATCGTTATGTGGCCATCTGCAACCCCCTTAGATATCCTGTGGTCATGAGCAAGGCTGCCTATGTGCCCATGGCCGCCGGCTCCTGGGTATCTGGAAGCATCACTGCCACAGTGCAGATATCTTTAGCAATGACACTGCCCTTCTGTGGGGACAATGTCATCAATCACTTTACATGTGAGATCCTGGCAGTCCTGAAACTGGCCTGTGCTGACATCTCCATCAATGTCATCAGCATGGCAGTGGCTAATGCAATGTTTTTGGGGGTCCCTGTCCTCTTCATCTTTGTCTCCTACATCTTCATACTCTCCACCATCCTGAGGATCCCCTCTGCCGAGGGGAGGAAGAAGGCCTTCTCCACCTGCTCTGCCCACCTCACCGTGGTACTTGTCTTCTATGGGACCATCCTGTTCATGTACGGGAAGCCCAAATCCAAGGACCCATTGGGGGCAGACAAACAGGACCTTGCAGACAAGCTCATCTCCCTCTTCTATGGAGTGGTGACCCCCATGCTGAACCCCATCATCTACAGCCTGAGGAACAAGGATGTGAAGGCCGCTGTGACAAACCTGGTGGGCCAGAAACACTTCAAGTGGTGA